The Coffea arabica cultivar ET-39 chromosome 8e, Coffea Arabica ET-39 HiFi, whole genome shotgun sequence genome window below encodes:
- the LOC113704143 gene encoding putative disease resistance protein RGA3 — protein MADALISSTIQVTLEMALSLASDRIGMLVGFEEDLASMTRSLRLIKAFLTDAEERQHNQETAVQEWLKSLEEVAYDADNVLDELHYESLRHQVESRNRHKQKVCCFFSFSNINLAFRWRMASKVRDIKVKLNGIYQDAHGLGLVSRPVLTATLPAAPAAGDTRNRQTDSVVAPMVGRADDESKIVKMLLSPSEKVVSVLPIIGMGGLGKTTLAKSIYNNQQIDGHFDKKVWVCASKKVPIEELFKLILVHLTKEKVEVDVREVIVEKIQNQLGGKRYLLVLDDVWDDNHALWDDLFTTLKGLNPTDGSWCLVTTRSGQVAGIVSGALMMDDEAYALGRLPDDLCWSILKEKVVGGGEVPYELKAIKERVIKRCDGLPLAASVIGGLLRLKRKEEWQSILENRLLSFSGDEDRVMQILKLSFDNLPSPYIKKCFAYWSIFPKDSEIERNMLIELWMAEGFLQADVNSQMMMEEIGMNYLRILLQSSLFEEIRYDWKTYYKMHDLVHDLAESMSKSTKVINNGDTYTVDNDNQIRYLTIDSFVGAEDREKLLESLSASLHTLFVKGDLSDDMLMKLKNLYVLNLSRGEIEELPISIGKLMHLRCVDLSESAIRILPDSLCKLYNLQTLTLSYSAVDDLPKSMSNLISLRHLHYYKSDKEFQMPLDMGRLICLQTLKFFNVGREKGRQVRELGCLKNLKGSLEIRNLELVKDKEGAEKTCLSEKKNLSKLRLEWTNNREGDNHDEDVLDGLRPHPNLKELSISNFMSDQFPQWLMDLPTTLPKLASLEFNYCNRCRELLPLQNSTSLKQLEIWGCRGLTNLPGDMLHSCISLQKLRVTYCDNLISFPLDLQRTPSLLELELYRCPKLKTSMMPKGFGFLTSLRELTIGPFLDDGDDHENSSIYNEFDWSGLISSSSSSSSSALRELYLYGLPHMESLPPQIQYLTALTSLALGYFGGIKALPDWFGNFAALEELYLYDFKELGHLPSEDAMRSLTKLKCLHVYGSPVLKERCTPESSSPDSQWSKVTHIQ, from the coding sequence ATGGCTGACGCTCTTATTAGTTCAACAATTCAGGTCACCTTGGAAATGGCACTGTCTCTTGCCTCTGATAGGATTGGTATGTTAGTTGGATTCGAGGAGGATTTGGCCAGCATGACCCGTTCTCTACGCTTGATCAAAGCTTTCTTGACTGATGCTGAGGAAAGGCAGCATAACCAGGAGACGGCAGTGCAAGAATGGTTGAAGAGTCTCGAGGAGGTTGCTTATGATGCTGACAACGTGTTGGATGAGCTTCACTATGAATCTCTTCGTCACCAGGTGGAGTCCCGAAACCGACACAAGCAAAAGGTATGCtgcttcttctccttctctaaCATTAATCTTGCTTTTCGTTGGAGGATGGCTTCTAAGGTCAGGGACATCAAAGTTAAGTTGAATGGCATCTATCAAGATGCCCATGGATTGGGACTGGTCAGTAGGCCAGTCTTGACAGCTACCCTCCCTGCTGCTCCTGCTGCTGGAGACACAAGAAATCGGCAGACCGACTCAGTTGTTGCTCCAATGGTTGGAAGAGCCGATGATGAATCAAAGATAGTGAAGATGCTGTTGAGCCCGTCTGAGAAGGTTGTTTCTGTTCTTCCCATAATTGGTATGGGAGGTCTAGGCAAAACAACTTTGGCTAAATCGATATACAACAATCAGCAAATTGATGGGCACTTCGACAAAAAGGTTTGGGTTTGTGCATCAAAAAAAGTTCCAATAGAGGAGCTTTTCAAACTCATATTAGTGCATTTGACAAAAGAAAAGGTTGAAGTAGATGTTAGGGAAGTCATCGTTGAAAAAATTCAGAATCAACTTGGGGGAAAAAGATATCTCCTAGTTCTTGATGATGTGTGGGATGATAATCATGCATTGTGGGATGACCTTTTCACCACCTTGAAAGGACTCAATCCAACTGATGGAAGCTGGTGTCTTGTCACTACTCGTAGTGGTCAGGTGGCAGGTATTGTGTCTGGAGCTTTGATGATGGATGATGAAGCCTATGCCTTAGGAAGGCTACCTGATGATCTTTGCTGGTCTATCctaaaagaaaaagtagttgGAGGGGGAGAAGTACCTTACGAACTAAAAGCAATTAAAGAGAGAGTAATCAAAAGATGTGATGGTCTACCATTGGCTGCAAGTGTAATCGGAGGTCTATTACGTTTAAAGAGAAAAGAGGAGTGgcaatcaattttggagaaTAGGCTTTTGAGTTTTAGTGGAGATGAAGATCGTGTCATGCAAATACTTAAGTTGAGTTTTGATAATTTGCCATCTCCATACATTAAGAAATGTTTTGCATATTGGTCTATATTTCCTAAGGATAGTGAGATAGAAAGGAATATGCTTATCGAACTTTGGATGGCAGAAGGTTTCCTCCAAGCAGATGTCAACAGCCAAATGATGATGGAGGAAATTGGAATGAATTATCTGAGAATTTTATTGCAGAGTTCATTGTTTGAAGAAATAAGATATGATTGGAAAACATATTATAAGATGCATGATTTGGTGCATGACCTTGCAGAGTCAATGTCAAAGTCTACCAAAGTCATTAATAATGGGGATACATATACAGTAGACAACGATAATCAGATTCGTTACCTTACAATAGACTCATTTGTTGGTGCAGAAGACAGAGAAAAACTTTTGGAGAGTCTATCAGCTTCGCTTCATACATTGTTTGTAAAGGGTGACTTATCTGATGACATGTTAATGAAGTTGAAGAACTTGTATGTTTTGAATTTGTCTCGTGGAGAAATTGAGGAGTTGCCAATCTCAATTGGCAAATTGATGCATTTGCGGTGTGTTGACCTTTCGGAATCTGCAATCCGTATTTTGCCGGATTCCCTTTGCAAGCTTTATAATCTGCAAACATTGACGCTGAGTTACTCAGCGGTTGATGATCTTCCGAAGAGCATGTCCAATTTGATTAGCTTGAGACATCTTCATTATTACAAAAGTGATAAAGAATTTCAAATGCCGCTAGACATGGGACGACTAATTTGCCTTCAAACACTAAAGTTCTTTAATGTGGGTCGAGAGAAGGGTAGACAAGTTAGAGAGCTTGGATGCTTGAAAAACCTCAAGGGCAGTTTGGAGATACGCAATCTTGAACTAGTAAAGGATAAGGAAGGAGCTGAAAAAACATGTCTATCTGAAAAGAAAAATCTATCTAAGTTGCGACTTGAGTGGACCAACAATCGAGAAGGTGACAACCACGACGAAGATGTGTTAGATGGCCTTCGACCCCACCCAAATTTGAAGGAGTTGTCAATTTCGAATTTCATGAGCGATCAATTTCCTCAATGGTTAATGGATTTGCCAACAACACTCCCCAAGTTAGCGAGTTTGGAATTTAATTACTGCAACAGATGCAGAGAACTGCTTCCCCTACAAAACTCTACGTCTCTTAAACAGCTGGAGATTTGGGGTTGCCGTGGGTTGACGAATCTGCCTGGTGACATGCTACACTCTTGTATCTCTCTCCAGAAGCTTCGGGTGACTTATTGCGACAATCTTATctcctttccacttgatttgcAACGAACGCCTTCTCTTTTGGAGCTGGAATTATACAGGTGTCCCAAACTGAAAACAAGTATGATGCCCAAAGGATTTGGTTTCCTAACCAGCTTAAGGGAGCTTACAATTGGTCCCTTCTTAGATGATGGTGATGATCatgaaaattcttcaatttacaaTGAGTTTGATTGGTCTGGATTGatatcctcctcctcctcctcttcatcATCCGCACTCCGTGAATTATACTTATATGGGTTGCCACACATGGAGTCCCTGCCACCTCAGATCCAATACTTGACCGCTCTCACGTCACTCGCGCTAGGTTACTTTGGAGGTATAAAAGCTCTGCCAGATTGGTTCGGAAACTTCGCTGCTCTTGAAGAactatatttatatgatttcaaAGAGCTTGGACATCTACCCTCTGAGGATGCCATGAGAAGTCTCACCAAACTAAAATGTCTGCACGTTTATGGTTCTCCTGTGTTAAAAGAAAGATGCACTCCTGAGAGCAGCAGCCCCGACTCCCAGTGGTCCAAAGTTACTCATATTCAATAA